The DNA region TTAATTGCTCTAACAAAATTTTCAGTGCAAATTTTCTTGATGACAATTTTCTCTTGTCGTTAAAGTTATATCAACTTCTTTGCTTCcaagtttttattattattctttatttatttacacACAAAAACACACACGCGCTGTGTAATCTGCTTATCGAGAAAGTTTTGATTCGGTGATTGCATGAAAAAGGAATTATATAAATCTccttttttacaaaaataaaatccattgtatttaattaaatttccagAATCCAGATATGAGTTATTGATGATTAAGTAAAGAGGAaagtgtatatgtatatataaatctTGCTGTCTGAACATAATTTCAGAGGTGGGGTGTTTTttgcccaaaaaaaaaaaagtcaaaatggGTCGGAGATTGTGGTGGTTCGGGTTGTTCGCGACGATAGCAGCGGTGATCCGCGACGGGAGTGGCGGTGAAGTTACATATGATGGGAGGTCTTTGATTATTGATGGGGAGAGGAAGCTTTTGTTTTCAGGCTCAATTCATTATCCAAGAAGTACTCCTGATGTATGTTTTTTTTCCCCTCTGCACGTTAATCTTTCGTTTGTGTTTTCTTGCTGATGGTGTCTTTGGAAATATCACAACAAAATATACTATGTGTGATATTTTTTCTCTCAAGTGAAAAATATAGACATTTTGcgcattaaatttaaattataatctTAAATCTTACCTAgagaaatataatataatttggttgTACAGATGTGGCCAACTCTAATTTCTAAGGCCAAAGAAGGAGGACTCGATGTAATTGATACTTACGTTTTTTGGAACCTCCACGAGCCCCGACGACGAGAGGtgacaaaattatattttatataattaaatttattttgcgACTTCGTATTTTACCATGTGTGAATATAACAAGTATTTATTACAAAGTTACTaaataatttatcaaaaaatcAATTTACTCAATCTTGATTAGTTTTTATGTGGGATTTTCAGTATGATTTCAGTGGAAGACGCGATATAGTGAGATTTATAAAGGAAGTACATGCTCAAGGTCTCTATGTTTGCCTTCGGATTGGACCCTTCATAGAGAGTGAATGGTCTTATGGGtaactattttcttaaaaaaataataaaattaggaTGATAGAACGATTTAAACTATATaaaatcttttattattattttttattttatgatagAGCTTGATTCAATGCATATGAAACCCAGTGTTCTGAAAGGAGGATCGTCTGATGTAAtatatagaatttttttttttaaatgttttgcaATCAGTTTGTATTGTACTGAAGGAAAAAAGTATActatttattttgaattattgtataaatACAAGTGAAACAAGAAAAATCAGATATTCATGTCTAAACGTCTAGTCGACAAACGGTCGGTGGTTGTCCGTCTTTCGTTTACCAATTTTCAGAACACTGGTCTCAGACTCTCAACCCTAACACTTAACTCTAAAGGGAACAATGGCATTTTGCGTTTTTTTGCAGAGGCCTGCCATTTTGGCTGCATGACGAGGTCCCTCAAATTGTATACAGATCCCATAACGAAGCCTTCGAGGTACTTCATTTTACCTCTTTTGGGCGAATTCAAGAAGTGATcgggttaaaattttaatataattcatcatattttttaaaattaatttttcattctgattttcccatttttaataatttatttatataaaataaattcttatgCTTCGTAATTCTCGTCCTACTGTCCATTGCAGCATCACATGGAAAGCTTCACAACAAAAATAGTGAACTTATTAAAGTCCGAAAAATTATTTGCTTCACAAGGAGGTCCAATTATATTATCTCAGGTGAAACTTTTTTCCTTCATCGCCCAttcatttctttatttttaatatatttataacatAAATTAATATGTATTTTCCAGTGGAGATTTAATTTAATACAATCTATTGGAGAGgtctgatttttttaaaaatagatttatatatttaattcaaaattagtaaataactaaaatttaaaaatattactttatacttcaaatatcatcaatgaggaaaaattataataataataatattaataaataaatatgcagATCGAGAATGAGTACCAAAATGTTGAGaaagcttttcatgaacatgggCCTCCGTATGTTCTATGGGCCGCCTCAATGGCTGTGGGCCTCAAAACTGGTGTGCCATGGGTTATGTGCAAACAAGATGATGCTCCTGATCCAGTGGTAAAAGCCCGATACCTTTTTACCCCTCTTTCAATTTCAAATTGGTGCTAGATTGGCTCAATTGGccacataaatatatataaaatctgcaGATTAATGCGTGCAATGGGATGAAATGCGGGGAAACGTTTGTAGGACCTAATTCACCAAACAAGCCAGCTATTTGGACAGAAAACTGGACACATTTGTAagattttaatgaaaaaatataactTCATTTGCTCCTCCTATGATCGACCTTGATGCAACTTGACTTGTTCATCGTATTTTTTCTTGTTATTTTTGCATGTGATCGAAAAGCTACGACGTATACGGGAACATTACGAAAATAAGATCAGCAGAGGACATCGCATATCATACCACCCTGTTCATAATAAAAAAGAATGGGAGCTTCATAAACTATTACATGGTATATATAAACACATaacaattaaaatcatatttatacaCTTGTATGTGTTACTTATGGGTATTTTTTAGTATCACGGGGGGACGAACTTCGGGAGGACGGCTGCTGCATTCATTATAACCAGATACTATGATCAAGCTCCATTGGACGAGTATGGTATGCTACAcaaatatacacacacacacatatagtCATTAAATTTTCAGCTTATGACAatgtaagaaaaaaaatgatgagAAAATGTTAAACAAACATCATTTTTAGGTCTCACTAGGCAGCCAAAATGGGGTCATCTGAAAGAGTTACATGCTGCCTTGAAGATGTGCTCACACAATTTGCTTTATGGATTACAATCTAATTTCACTTTAGGTGGTGAGCTACAAGAAGTAAGGATATAAAGTTCTtcttttattcttgttttagcTATAAATTTAACAATTAGAGGGGATTTTAACTATGAATTAAGTGATAATTAAAGGGATTTTACATTGTTAATTTTTCATATATgatttcaattaaaaataaaaacacagaGTTTATCATTAGGTCATTAAATTATTATAGAAAATTCTAACAGTTTTAACATAAAGGCTTTGACGATTTAAAATTGTTAAATTTTAGATGGTAAAAtttaaactttttttaaaaaaattataaataggttttatttaattatgtatGTGGAATTCATTTTTATTAGCTGTCTGTTTCATTTAAATACAGGCTTATGTCTACCATCAAGATTCAGGAGAATGTGCAGCATTTCTTGTAAACAAAGATGCTTCGAAAGAAGCAAAGGTCCAGTTCCTAAATGTATCATACAAGTTGCCTCCTAAATCAATCAGCATCTTACCAGATTGCAAAACCGTAGCATTTAATACAGCGAAGGTATGCACCAAAACCTGCAGGTTACTCCGCATCTAATCTTCTAAATATTATAGCTCGTTAGCAGCTCGAATTGggctcttgtttttttttttatcactcAAACTTGACTCGGCTCGTGTGAACCCACGATCTTATGTCACAGGTAAGCACCGCGTCTAGCACAAGATTGACGCAACCAGCAGTGAAGTTAGACTCAGCAAAGAAATGGCAAGAATCCAAAGAAGTCATTCCCGTATATGATGGAACTGCGATAAGGTCCAATACATTGTT from Primulina tabacum isolate GXHZ01 chromosome 14, ASM2559414v2, whole genome shotgun sequence includes:
- the LOC142524058 gene encoding beta-galactosidase 16-like produces the protein MGRRLWWFGLFATIAAVIRDGSGGEVTYDGRSLIIDGERKLLFSGSIHYPRSTPDMWPTLISKAKEGGLDVIDTYVFWNLHEPRRREYDFSGRRDIVRFIKEVHAQGLYVCLRIGPFIESEWSYGGLPFWLHDEVPQIVYRSHNEAFEHHMESFTTKIVNLLKSEKLFASQGGPIILSQIENEYQNVEKAFHEHGPPYVLWAASMAVGLKTGVPWVMCKQDDAPDPVINACNGMKCGETFVGPNSPNKPAIWTENWTHFYDVYGNITKIRSAEDIAYHTTLFIIKKNGSFINYYMYHGGTNFGRTAAAFIITRYYDQAPLDEYGLTRQPKWGHLKELHAALKMCSHNLLYGLQSNFTLGGELQEAYVYHQDSGECAAFLVNKDASKEAKVQFLNVSYKLPPKSISILPDCKTVAFNTAKVSTASSTRLTQPAVKLDSAKKWQESKEVIPVYDGTAIRSNTLFEQMETTRDASDYLWYTASYSVSRNTTSMLSVTSRGHVLRAFVNGKFVGSKHGFFRNPSFTLRISVPLTSGKSNISLLSNMVGLPDSGAYMERRAAGLQNVSIQINEKVQNITNYKWGYQIGLVGERSQFYLGEDASSAKWFDFNPSPQPLTWYKSKFDAPKGNDPVVVNLGSMGKGETWVNGQSIGRYWISFRTPDGSPSQIRYHIPRSFLKPTNNQIVLFEEETGNPLEVSIETVSIAN